One segment of Actinomycetota bacterium DNA contains the following:
- a CDS encoding SRPBCC family protein yields the protein MRFEQTIVINAPADKVFAYVSDLTKLPEWGQFGNEVRQTSQGPVGVGSTFDTSGKQFGKHTDHVTVTEYVPGKKFTVEVTGDAGDVRNWFELAEQGTGSTNVTKGQEFTKPAMSARLSKPVIKRLAPKGLMKDLEKIKARIEGTA from the coding sequence TCGTGATCAACGCGCCGGCGGACAAGGTGTTCGCCTACGTGTCGGATCTCACGAAGCTTCCCGAGTGGGGTCAGTTCGGAAACGAGGTCCGCCAGACCTCGCAGGGACCGGTCGGGGTCGGAAGCACGTTCGACACGAGCGGCAAGCAATTCGGCAAACACACCGACCACGTGACGGTGACGGAGTACGTCCCCGGCAAGAAGTTCACCGTCGAGGTGACGGGCGACGCGGGAGACGTCCGCAACTGGTTCGAGCTCGCCGAACAGGGCACCGGCTCGACCAACGTCACGAAAGGTCAGGAGTTCACGAAGCCGGCCATGTCCGCGAGGCTCTCGAAACCGGTGATCAAGAGGCTCGCTCCGAAAGGACTGATGAAAGACCTCGAGAAGATCAAGGCGAGGATCGAAGGTACGGCGTAG